A region of Streptomyces liliifuscus DNA encodes the following proteins:
- a CDS encoding type IV secretory system conjugative DNA transfer family protein: protein MTIAADPTVARSVDLAKPETDGRGRPATREMHYARAELALALPDHLALREVPLTPDPLEALANAVADVREDLGESADVVLDLVPVSPNRVSSRRRRLLAQARRNPSDGPAIPGMPQQRTNRFGFDLGAVMSEIATEMKGNQGGGARQRQHHQQRTTYRITDMKAAMGKLVPGAEPVFSMQLLVRTCARDEYRARMLLDQVLAALEPWSGDNHLRPVGLHLGVTRVRADHWIYRGRFDRRFETGLFVPRRHSWVTAQEIAGLLKPPTKHNMAPNIARSGGVVPPPPAALPTWTGQRGLLPLGWVAKSGGGERLAGVPLKYLLFALFLGKSGFGKTEMSLVQAIAIAHGGFGVLFLDPHGDGWTRARPYLAHKELADRIWEIDLTSPELDKMVGSWNPLSMERRRESEIPDIVQYIVTGFAAALNWSDSAGRAKTILTRAVESLVYLSWHVCRAGRPDLAPTVFQIRTILTDAVWRTNVLPYLPKDIRDFWENVFPGYSKEAIPVVTNIIERLSSSNAIKAFLGSSRSTYDIRHAMDTGKIVFVCPAGTGDVDRIISSLLIYDLFRAGLSRRDTPPDQRRDFYTFIDELTSVDGASKGTLAQITEQLRKYNVKLLAMTQMAQRLSATTRQGLLQNLSILSTTASDVDEATLVTRRWGKKVAPDTIVQLNRYSYVMSVTLEGGTTDPFRVRGASVEDLYGDYYRPQNEERLARAIDENLQRRSVRDILTDLRRLDSRLRRFIVTLPVPPDDDEPAGADLPPDEPDFEEAAPPDPEGPDGPVDVTASDSGAARPRVHDSEGTVISGAEPNPAEEAPDNVHPINPHQNQSRLG from the coding sequence ATGACCATCGCAGCAGACCCGACCGTCGCCCGATCGGTCGACCTCGCCAAGCCGGAAACAGACGGCCGCGGCAGGCCGGCCACCCGGGAGATGCACTACGCCCGCGCCGAGCTCGCCCTGGCCCTCCCCGATCACCTCGCCCTGCGCGAAGTGCCGCTCACCCCGGATCCGCTCGAGGCCCTGGCCAACGCGGTAGCCGACGTCCGCGAGGACCTCGGTGAGAGCGCCGACGTCGTCCTGGACCTCGTGCCCGTTTCCCCAAACCGTGTCAGCAGCCGCCGCCGGCGCCTGCTGGCACAGGCCCGCCGCAACCCTTCCGACGGGCCGGCCATACCCGGCATGCCCCAGCAGCGCACCAACCGGTTCGGCTTCGACCTCGGCGCGGTGATGTCCGAGATCGCCACCGAGATGAAAGGCAACCAGGGCGGCGGCGCACGGCAGCGGCAACACCACCAACAGCGCACCACCTACCGCATCACGGACATGAAGGCCGCCATGGGCAAGCTCGTCCCCGGGGCCGAGCCCGTCTTCTCCATGCAGCTGCTCGTCCGCACCTGCGCTCGCGACGAGTACCGGGCCCGGATGCTGCTCGACCAGGTCCTCGCCGCCCTGGAGCCGTGGTCCGGCGACAACCACCTGCGCCCCGTCGGTCTCCACCTCGGAGTCACCCGCGTCCGGGCGGACCACTGGATCTACCGGGGCAGGTTCGACCGCCGCTTCGAGACCGGGCTCTTCGTACCGCGCCGGCACTCCTGGGTGACCGCCCAGGAGATCGCCGGGCTGCTCAAGCCGCCCACCAAGCACAACATGGCCCCGAACATCGCCCGCTCGGGCGGAGTCGTCCCGCCGCCGCCCGCCGCACTGCCGACGTGGACGGGACAGCGCGGTCTGCTGCCTCTCGGGTGGGTGGCGAAGTCCGGAGGCGGGGAGCGCCTCGCCGGCGTCCCGCTGAAGTACCTGCTCTTCGCCCTGTTCCTCGGCAAGTCCGGCTTCGGAAAGACCGAGATGTCGCTCGTGCAGGCGATCGCGATCGCCCACGGCGGGTTCGGCGTCCTCTTCCTTGATCCCCATGGTGACGGCTGGACCCGTGCCCGGCCGTACCTGGCGCACAAGGAACTGGCCGACCGGATTTGGGAGATCGACCTCACGAGCCCCGAGCTCGACAAGATGGTCGGCTCCTGGAACCCGCTGTCGATGGAGCGCCGGCGCGAGTCCGAGATCCCCGACATCGTCCAGTACATCGTCACCGGCTTCGCCGCGGCCTTGAACTGGTCCGACTCGGCCGGCCGTGCGAAGACCATCCTCACGCGCGCGGTCGAGTCCTTGGTGTACCTGTCGTGGCACGTCTGCCGCGCCGGCCGGCCCGACCTGGCGCCCACCGTCTTCCAGATCCGCACGATCCTCACGGACGCCGTCTGGCGGACCAACGTACTGCCGTACCTGCCTAAGGACATCCGGGACTTCTGGGAGAACGTCTTCCCGGGCTACAGCAAGGAAGCCATCCCGGTGGTCACGAACATCATCGAGCGGTTGTCCTCCTCCAACGCGATCAAGGCGTTCCTCGGGTCGAGCCGGTCGACGTACGACATCCGGCACGCCATGGATACTGGGAAGATTGTCTTTGTCTGCCCCGCCGGCACCGGCGACGTTGACCGCATCATCAGCTCCCTGCTGATCTACGACCTCTTCCGGGCCGGCCTCTCGCGGCGGGACACCCCGCCCGACCAGCGGCGCGACTTCTACACCTTCATCGACGAGCTGACCAGCGTGGACGGCGCATCGAAGGGCACCCTCGCCCAGATCACCGAGCAGCTGCGCAAGTACAACGTGAAGTTGCTCGCCATGACGCAGATGGCGCAGCGGTTGAGCGCCACTACCAGGCAGGGCCTGCTGCAGAACCTGTCCATCCTGTCGACGACCGCGTCCGACGTCGACGAGGCGACGCTGGTCACCCGCCGCTGGGGCAAGAAGGTCGCCCCCGACACGATCGTCCAGCTCAACCGGTACAGCTACGTGATGTCCGTGACGCTCGAAGGCGGCACGACCGACCCGTTCCGGGTCCGCGGCGCCTCGGTGGAGGACTTGTACGGCGACTACTACCGGCCGCAGAACGAGGAGCGGCTGGCGCGGGCCATCGACGAGAACCTGCAGCGGCGCTCGGTCCGCGACATCCTCACCGACCTGCGCCGCCTGGACTCGCGGCTGCGCCGGTTCATCGTCACCCTCCCTGTCCCGCCGGACGACGACGAACCGGCCGGCGCCGATCTGCCGCCGGACGAGCCCGACTTCGAAGAGGCCGCACCGCCCGACCCCGAGGGTCCGGACGGACCGGTCGACGTCACCGCGTCCGACAGCGGAGCGGCAAGGCCGCGAGTCCACGACAGCGAAGGCACCGTCATCAGCGGCGCGGAGCCGAACCCGGCCGAAGAAGCCCCCGACAACGTCCACCCGATCAACCCCCACCAGAACCAGTCGAGGCTCGGATGA
- a CDS encoding peptidoglycan DD-metalloendopeptidase family protein: MSEQGESKVLRRVLIAGLVSSLLGLGLIISAVLALSSAIGEDNTSDALENAGFGGGLSDTKEIPDWLRPIILDAVSRYGCAEVTPSLIAAQLYQESTFRKNPPDGGAGALGIAQFIPSTWATEGIDANNKGGADPLDPEDAVPSMVAYDCKLADEIRSVPGDVVDNMLAAYNAGGNNVKKYGGIPPYEETRKYVREIRDRAERWSAPMDGKTSGGLAKVVAGAKEAYNTPYVLGGNCKPPFQGSNGCDCSSLVKYAWSKVGVNLPRVTYDQVDIGTKVNSQKDLRPGDLLFSGGSASSPEHVAMFIGGGEVIDAPHTGARVRIKPLSFWKDRILIMKRPNYTEPGSGSTSGSWVAPVADKHIGTGYRVSGSMWSSGYHTGIDFPVPTGTAIRAVGPGTVVTAGWNSAYGYQVVIKHGDGKYSQYAHQSSLNVSVGQKVKGGDRIGYSGATGNVSGPHLHFEIRTGPEYGSDIDPLAYLRGHGVDI, from the coding sequence ATGTCTGAGCAGGGCGAGTCCAAGGTCCTGCGACGGGTGCTGATCGCGGGCCTTGTCTCCTCCCTGCTCGGACTCGGCCTGATCATCAGCGCCGTGCTGGCACTGTCGTCGGCGATCGGTGAGGACAACACGAGCGACGCACTGGAGAACGCGGGATTCGGCGGCGGCCTGTCGGACACCAAAGAGATACCCGACTGGCTGCGCCCCATCATCCTCGATGCCGTGTCGAGGTACGGCTGTGCGGAGGTCACTCCCTCGCTGATCGCCGCCCAGCTCTACCAGGAGTCCACCTTTCGCAAGAACCCGCCCGACGGCGGAGCCGGCGCGTTGGGCATCGCCCAGTTCATCCCCTCCACCTGGGCGACCGAAGGCATCGACGCCAACAACAAGGGTGGTGCGGACCCGCTGGACCCCGAGGACGCGGTTCCGTCGATGGTGGCCTACGACTGCAAGCTCGCTGATGAGATCCGCAGCGTGCCCGGTGACGTCGTCGACAACATGCTCGCCGCCTACAACGCCGGCGGGAACAACGTGAAGAAGTACGGCGGGATCCCGCCGTACGAGGAGACGCGCAAGTACGTCCGCGAGATCCGGGACCGGGCTGAGCGCTGGTCCGCACCGATGGACGGCAAGACTTCCGGGGGTCTGGCCAAGGTCGTGGCGGGCGCCAAGGAGGCCTACAACACCCCCTACGTCCTGGGCGGGAACTGCAAGCCCCCGTTCCAGGGCTCCAACGGGTGCGACTGCTCCAGCCTGGTCAAGTACGCCTGGAGCAAGGTCGGCGTGAACCTCCCCAGGGTCACGTACGACCAGGTCGACATCGGCACCAAGGTGAACTCGCAGAAGGACCTGCGTCCCGGCGACCTGCTCTTCTCGGGCGGCAGCGCCTCCAGCCCGGAGCACGTCGCCATGTTCATCGGCGGCGGGGAGGTGATCGACGCGCCGCATACCGGTGCCCGCGTCCGGATCAAGCCCCTCTCGTTCTGGAAAGACCGGATCTTGATCATGAAGCGGCCCAACTACACCGAGCCCGGCTCGGGCAGCACCTCGGGCTCGTGGGTCGCCCCGGTCGCCGACAAGCACATCGGCACCGGCTACCGGGTCTCGGGGTCGATGTGGTCGAGCGGCTACCACACCGGGATCGACTTCCCGGTGCCCACCGGGACCGCGATCCGCGCGGTGGGCCCGGGCACCGTGGTGACGGCCGGCTGGAACAGCGCGTACGGCTACCAGGTGGTGATCAAACACGGGGACGGCAAGTACTCGCAGTACGCGCACCAGTCCTCGCTGAACGTCTCCGTGGGCCAGAAGGTGAAGGGCGGCGACCGGATCGGATACTCCGGGGCCACGGGCAACGTCAGCGGTCCGCACCTCCACTTCGAGATCCGCACCGGACCGGAGTACGGATCGGACATCGACCCGCTGGCCTACCTCCGCGGTCACGGCGTCGACATCTGA
- a CDS encoding ParB N-terminal domain-containing protein, producing MTSTSFEAPPDGGSMIRLTEILHRSVKLRQRRFEMLPLRGQGAPFTEPHARNPSDTLPPSELADLISSMSVIGLLEPVLAEEIVVDGKAPTIRLVTGERRLRAMRWGAVNRPENPHFQALPAVVCPGPLSEEERHMWRFVENFAREPLRPGEQAAALLYQRCAILVGKLLKAGKPVPQEVYAIPDPAERFLALEKIRGTDSSCAAPWSEVLDRLGLQLNERKASELVRAFRALPRDLTEEMDEAAIRLNTRIRFAELRNGRAQAAEGIWAALKSSKRLHLLPTAVNVGLEEPELGPEEIITEAEERQDAANADRRAKLTRVPTRAEDQEETDEGDDAAVPSALGADEGAEIAELGHPMQPTAPAEAAAEAMPADTAPSRPAVESNTIRTALDGIRGLLAEVRAGKEIARYDRGSLRLALRELHDHLEGATADGATDHDATTEGSEAA from the coding sequence ATGACCAGTACCTCGTTCGAGGCTCCGCCGGACGGCGGGAGCATGATCCGGCTCACCGAGATCCTGCACCGCAGCGTCAAGCTGCGGCAGCGGCGATTCGAGATGCTGCCGCTACGTGGCCAGGGCGCCCCCTTCACTGAGCCCCACGCCCGCAACCCCTCCGACACCCTGCCACCTTCCGAACTCGCCGACCTGATCTCCTCCATGTCCGTCATCGGCCTCCTGGAGCCGGTCCTGGCCGAGGAGATCGTCGTCGACGGCAAGGCGCCGACAATCCGCCTGGTCACCGGGGAGCGCCGCCTGCGCGCGATGCGCTGGGGCGCCGTCAACCGGCCGGAGAACCCGCACTTCCAGGCGCTGCCGGCCGTGGTCTGCCCGGGCCCGTTGTCCGAGGAGGAGCGTCACATGTGGCGCTTCGTCGAGAACTTCGCCCGCGAGCCCCTCCGGCCCGGGGAGCAGGCCGCCGCGTTGCTGTACCAGCGGTGCGCCATCCTCGTCGGCAAGCTCCTCAAGGCCGGCAAGCCCGTGCCGCAAGAGGTCTACGCGATCCCCGACCCGGCCGAACGCTTCCTTGCCCTGGAGAAGATCCGCGGCACCGACAGTTCCTGCGCCGCCCCCTGGAGCGAGGTGCTGGACCGCCTGGGGCTGCAGCTCAACGAGCGCAAGGCCAGTGAACTCGTACGGGCCTTCCGCGCGCTGCCGCGTGACCTCACCGAGGAGATGGACGAAGCCGCGATCCGCCTGAACACGAGGATCAGATTCGCCGAGCTCCGCAACGGCCGGGCACAGGCTGCCGAGGGCATCTGGGCAGCCTTGAAGTCCTCCAAGCGGCTCCACCTGCTCCCGACCGCCGTGAACGTCGGCCTGGAGGAGCCCGAGCTCGGACCAGAAGAGATCATCACCGAAGCCGAGGAACGGCAGGACGCGGCGAACGCCGACCGCCGGGCGAAGCTCACCCGGGTCCCCACCCGCGCTGAGGACCAGGAGGAGACCGACGAAGGCGATGACGCTGCTGTTCCGTCGGCCCTCGGCGCGGATGAAGGGGCAGAGATCGCTGAGCTGGGCCATCCGATGCAGCCGACGGCGCCAGCGGAAGCCGCCGCAGAAGCGATGCCGGCCGACACCGCCCCGAGTCGTCCGGCGGTGGAGTCGAACACGATCCGTACCGCCCTGGACGGCATCCGCGGGCTGCTGGCCGAGGTCCGGGCCGGCAAGGAGATCGCGCGGTACGACCGCGGCTCCCTGCGCCTTGCCCTGCGCGAGCTCCACGACCACCTCGAAGGCGCCACCGCCGACGGCGCGACGGACCACGATGCAACCACCGAAGGAAGCGAAGCAGCATGA
- a CDS encoding GP88 family protein — translation MSESSNATGRTATKRLLTQNSDLRRIGVFNWTLPAFVIEMPDGSHFNVCPQAGVCAQLCYARVGTYRFKNVRAAHIRNLLLCRDNPEEFERQMTEELTHKRYVGKWIRVHDSGEFFSDEYLLTWLRIMRSSPGVRFYCYTKEISRFRRLVANDPPGNFLWCYSLGGKEDHLIDLSTERHADVFPNVEALIAADYTDQTESDLLSVLSESPLVGIPANRIPHLLKKQGQETFGSLQRARDEKLRAKKARAGQKFALAH, via the coding sequence ATGTCTGAGAGCTCCAACGCGACCGGCCGCACCGCCACCAAGCGGCTCCTCACCCAGAACTCGGATCTGAGGAGGATCGGCGTATTCAACTGGACACTGCCAGCTTTCGTGATCGAAATGCCTGATGGAAGCCATTTCAACGTCTGCCCTCAGGCCGGCGTGTGCGCACAATTGTGCTACGCCCGGGTCGGCACGTACCGGTTCAAGAACGTCCGCGCAGCACACATTCGGAATCTCCTCCTCTGCCGGGACAACCCGGAGGAATTCGAGAGGCAGATGACGGAGGAACTCACACACAAGAGGTACGTCGGCAAGTGGATTCGCGTGCACGATTCAGGCGAGTTCTTCTCCGACGAATACCTTCTCACCTGGCTGCGCATCATGCGCAGCTCCCCGGGCGTTCGCTTCTACTGCTACACCAAGGAGATCAGCCGTTTTAGGCGGCTTGTCGCCAATGATCCGCCCGGAAACTTCCTCTGGTGCTACAGCCTCGGAGGAAAAGAGGACCACCTCATCGACCTGAGCACTGAAAGGCATGCGGACGTCTTCCCCAACGTCGAAGCGCTGATCGCCGCCGACTACACCGACCAGACGGAATCGGATCTTCTGTCGGTGCTCAGCGAGTCCCCTCTCGTCGGAATCCCGGCGAACCGGATTCCGCACCTTCTCAAGAAGCAGGGGCAGGAGACATTTGGCAGCCTTCAGCGAGCGCGCGACGAGAAGCTGCGCGCGAAGAAAGCGCGCGCGGGCCAGAAGTTCGCGCTGGCGCACTGA
- a CDS encoding replication-relaxation family protein — MTLSPVEAAAAAAPTRSFASPTRSFHAIGGEVLELLYQHRVLSTHQLHVLLTLPEKRPARPVYLRWQLAELLQAGLVDRIRAQGPGGRGRVQSQPFLWFLTEAGAESVEEAGELPARPYRVTPESVAGARQAHTLAVNEVGVAFVEWARRLGHECGPLDWTPEVANRIRDGQRRFEDDHVISDAVLNYVHVENGRRTMLSFFVELDRATMTSARLAAKLQAYGRLYEYVPQSADRTRRTPNATRPAWMYNYPVFPRVLVVLDAAPPKAGEPDRRPQRLAARTEDLYTRAGADVRLSRLKGDINIGVTTLQQLQEHGPFAPIFTPLLRGTPATRPAPTDLYLATK; from the coding sequence ATGACTCTGTCCCCTGTCGAAGCGGCCGCCGCGGCGGCGCCTACGCGTAGCTTCGCGTCACCCACGCGCAGCTTCCACGCGATCGGCGGCGAGGTCCTGGAGCTGCTGTACCAGCACCGGGTGCTCTCCACCCACCAGCTCCACGTGCTGCTGACCCTGCCGGAGAAGCGGCCGGCCCGCCCCGTGTACCTGCGCTGGCAGCTCGCCGAGCTGCTCCAGGCCGGACTGGTCGACCGGATCCGGGCCCAAGGGCCAGGCGGCCGCGGGCGGGTGCAGAGCCAGCCGTTCTTGTGGTTCCTCACCGAAGCCGGCGCCGAGTCCGTGGAGGAGGCCGGCGAACTGCCCGCGCGGCCGTACCGGGTGACGCCCGAGTCCGTCGCCGGCGCCCGGCAGGCGCACACGCTCGCGGTGAACGAGGTCGGGGTCGCCTTCGTCGAGTGGGCGCGTCGGCTGGGGCACGAGTGCGGGCCGCTGGACTGGACCCCCGAAGTCGCCAACCGGATCCGCGACGGCCAACGACGCTTCGAGGACGACCACGTCATCAGCGACGCCGTCCTCAACTACGTGCACGTGGAGAACGGGCGGCGCACCATGCTCAGCTTCTTCGTCGAACTCGACCGCGCCACGATGACCTCCGCGCGGCTCGCCGCGAAGCTGCAGGCGTACGGCCGGCTGTACGAGTACGTCCCGCAGAGCGCGGATCGCACGCGACGCACCCCGAATGCGACCAGGCCGGCGTGGATGTACAACTACCCGGTCTTTCCCCGGGTCCTGGTTGTTCTCGACGCGGCGCCGCCGAAGGCCGGGGAGCCGGACCGGCGCCCGCAACGGCTGGCCGCGCGCACCGAGGACCTCTACACGCGCGCCGGTGCGGACGTCCGCCTCAGCCGGCTCAAGGGCGACATCAACATCGGCGTCACCACCCTGCAGCAGCTCCAGGAACACGGGCCCTTCGCCCCGATCTTCACCCCGCTGCTGCGTGGCACTCCGGCCACCCGGCCCGCCCCCACCGACCTCTACCTCGCCACGAAGTGA
- a CDS encoding DUF4417 domain-containing protein, whose protein sequence is MTSVSLPIPTVGVPLPGRGCDCNSCAFYAGPDGRGGPATVEPLCTGQNSDCRFCGCSAAEADAPANACVTRKCPIRCGSRTDIAGWMADVGGTLTFDDITVDSTLPDGLPAFIPMTDGSAVAKLDASLNWPAYGVGLRRVFSPDTHTLYKRFTEQTARQALALGDHQKAVLVGYGEDPLVEAFWTRRGRDRLVERIAEQEWDLVLSCNYSIYGDWPRTEHLLNMRRSLLLAQEFAEAGVNVVPNVYWFRLEDLQRYLSWIEDTQPAGIAINVQTVRDNADWDSWERPGLHFLAENLPDDMPVILTGLSRANRIAEMAQIFGPRLTLISQNPHQYALHGAVMTANGREDVHARTEDAFAATVQYMASLLPSR, encoded by the coding sequence ATGACCAGTGTCTCCCTGCCCATCCCGACCGTCGGCGTGCCCCTTCCGGGCCGAGGCTGCGACTGCAACAGCTGCGCCTTCTACGCCGGGCCCGACGGCCGGGGCGGCCCGGCGACCGTCGAGCCCCTGTGCACCGGCCAGAACTCCGACTGCCGGTTCTGCGGGTGCTCGGCGGCCGAGGCGGACGCTCCGGCGAACGCGTGCGTGACCCGCAAGTGCCCGATCCGGTGCGGGAGCCGGACCGACATAGCCGGGTGGATGGCGGACGTCGGCGGCACCCTGACCTTCGACGACATCACCGTCGACAGCACGCTGCCCGACGGCCTGCCCGCCTTCATCCCCATGACCGACGGCTCCGCGGTCGCCAAGCTCGACGCCAGCCTGAACTGGCCTGCCTACGGAGTCGGTCTGCGGCGCGTGTTCTCGCCCGACACCCACACGCTCTACAAGCGGTTCACCGAGCAGACCGCCCGCCAGGCCCTCGCCCTCGGGGACCACCAGAAGGCCGTGCTGGTCGGCTACGGCGAGGACCCGCTCGTCGAGGCCTTCTGGACCCGCCGCGGCCGCGACAGGCTCGTCGAGCGGATCGCGGAGCAGGAATGGGACCTGGTCCTCTCGTGCAACTACAGCATCTACGGGGACTGGCCGCGCACCGAGCACCTGCTCAACATGCGCCGATCGCTCCTGCTCGCGCAGGAGTTCGCCGAGGCCGGCGTGAACGTCGTGCCGAACGTGTACTGGTTCCGGCTCGAGGACCTCCAGCGCTACCTCTCCTGGATCGAGGACACCCAGCCGGCCGGCATCGCCATCAACGTGCAGACCGTCCGCGACAACGCCGACTGGGACAGCTGGGAGCGGCCCGGCCTGCACTTCCTGGCCGAGAACCTCCCCGACGACATGCCGGTCATCCTCACCGGCCTGTCCCGGGCCAACCGCATCGCCGAGATGGCCCAGATCTTCGGCCCCAGGCTGACCCTGATCTCCCAGAACCCCCACCAATACGCCCTGCACGGCGCGGTGATGACCGCCAACGGGCGCGAAGACGTCCACGCCCGGACCGAGGACGCCTTCGCCGCGACCGTCCAGTACATGGCCTCGCTCCTGCCCAGCCGCTGA